Proteins encoded in a region of the Balaenoptera ricei isolate mBalRic1 chromosome 19, mBalRic1.hap2, whole genome shotgun sequence genome:
- the NKD1 gene encoding protein naked cuticle homolog 1 isoform X2 produces the protein MGLEELVGEVFRETLSEEEEEDFRLEVALPPEKTDGLASGDEKKMEKTGESCPGSKKQLKFEELQCDVSVEEDSRQEWTFTLYDFDNNGKVTREDITSLLHTIYEVVDSSVNHSPTSSKTLRVKLTVAPDGSQSKKSILLNHPDLQSTRPRAETKPAEELRSWEKKQRALLRFQGDSRLEQSGCYHHCVDENIERRNHYLDLAGIENYTSQFGPGSPSVAQKSELPPRTSNPARSRSHEPEAIHVPHRKPPGVDPGSFHFLDAPFAKVSEVQQRLRGGTQDGSKHFVRSPKAQGKSVGVGHVARGARSKPPMGPAVPAVSPSAHLAASPALLPTLAPLGHKKHKHRAKESHQGCRGLQAPLAVGGTVVGRDHVRELPAVVVYESQAGQAVQRHEHHHHHEHHHHYHHFYQT, from the exons TGGCCCTGCCTCCTGAGAAGACGGATGGGCTGGCCAGTGGAGATGAGAAGAAGATGGAGAAGACAGGCGAATCCTGCCCGGGCTCCAAGAAGCAGCTGAAATTCGAA GAGCTGCAGTGTGACGTGTCTGTGGAGGAGGACAGCCGGCAGGAGTGgaccttcactctgtatgactttGACAACAATGGCAAGGTCACCCGTGAG GACATCACCAGCCTGCTGCACACCATCTACGAGGTGGTCGATTCCTCCGTCAACCACTCCCCGACGTCGAGCAAGACGCTGCGGGTGAAGCTCACCGTGGCCCCCGATGGGAGCCAGAGCAAGAAGAGCATCCTTCTCAATCACCCCG ACCTGCAGAGCACCAGGCCCAGAGCGGAGACCAAGCCCGCCGAGGAGCTGCGAAGCTGGGAGAAGAAGCAGCGAGCCCTCCTCAG GTTCCAGGGTGACAGCCGTCTGGAACAGTCCGGCTGCTACCACCATTGCGTGGATGAGAACATTGAGAGGAGAAACCACTACTTAGATCTCGCTGGGATAGAAAACTACACGTCCCAGTTTGGGCCTG GCTCCCCGTCAGTGGCCCAGAAGTCAGAACTGCCACCCCGCACCTCCAACCCCGCTCGATCTCGCTCCCACGAGCCAGAAGCCATCCACGTCCCACACCGAAAGCCCCCAGGCGTGGACCCCGGCTCCTTCCACTTTCTTGACGCCCCATTCGCCAAGGTCTCGGAGGTCCAGCAGCGGCTCCGGGGTGGTACCCAGGACGGGAGCAAGCACTTTGTGAGGTCCCCCAAGGCCCAGGGCAAGAGCGTGGGTGTGGGCCACGTGGCCAGAGGGGCAAGAAGCAAACCCCCCATGGGACCTGCTGTCCCTGCGGTGTCCCCATCCGCCCACCTGGCTGCCAGCCCGGCCCTCCTCCCCACTCTGGCGCCCCTCGGGCACAAGAAGCACAAGCACCGCGCCAAGGAGAGCCATCAGGGGTGCCGGGGCCTGCAGGCGCCCCTAGCCGTGGGCGGCACCGTCGTGGGGCGGGACCACGTCAGGGAGCTGCCCGCGGTGGTGGTGTACGAGAGCCAGGCCGGCCAGGCGGTCCAGAGACAcgagcaccaccaccaccacgaacaccaccaccattaccaccacTTCTACCAGACCTag